A single Nostoc sp. PCC 7107 DNA region contains:
- a CDS encoding PIN domain-containing protein: MRKSLIDTDILSEIRKLKNPKINAKAIGYKGIWQQYTISVITVSEIIKGWRKINRNDRIQEFLTDLSQLEILPLDQSCEELSGLIQADLETSGQPIGLADVLIAATAIANNLVLVTGNTRHYQNIQALRYPLVIDNWRE, from the coding sequence GTGAGAAAATCTTTAATTGATACGGATATTTTATCAGAAATTCGCAAATTAAAAAATCCTAAAATAAATGCTAAAGCCATTGGTTATAAAGGTATATGGCAACAGTACACAATTTCTGTGATTACTGTTTCAGAAATTATCAAGGGATGGAGGAAAATAAATCGTAATGACCGGATTCAAGAGTTTTTAACAGATTTATCTCAACTGGAAATCTTGCCTTTAGACCAAAGCTGTGAAGAACTTTCAGGTTTGATTCAAGCAGATTTAGAAACATCAGGACAACCAATCGGATTAGCAGATGTCTTAATAGCTGCTACAGCGATCGCAAATAACTTAGTTTTAGTAACAGGTAATACTAGACATTATCAGAACATTCAAGCATTAAGATACCCTTTAGTCATCGATAATTGGCGAGAATGA
- a CDS encoding CsgG/HfaB family protein, translating into MKKLVPSIFSSALLVSINFYHLQPATANQPVSPVYFANSSTFNLKDNNKEKPRIAVLDFDYSNVSDNWIWWWNTSAKGVSDILVNKLFESGNFRVIERSKLEAILAEQNLGASGRIDASTAAKIGKILGVDTILIGSITEFNIERGGGGVSIFGVAVGGGKTSANVKLNVRLVNTSSAEIMAVAEGNGKSSDGEGAVSIRGVSVDTSSRKEAKLLTNATVAAIDQVVQKISSNSLNIATGLATVPTINAVVADVTGGTIILNKGTTDGYRQGLKLSIQRVTRAIKDPTTGKVIRQITQDVGTIEITEADPQSSVAKIISGTGMKVGDVAKPVK; encoded by the coding sequence ATGAAGAAACTTGTTCCGTCCATATTTTCGTCCGCTTTGTTGGTTAGTATAAATTTTTATCATCTTCAACCGGCAACTGCAAATCAACCCGTATCACCAGTTTATTTTGCCAACAGTTCAACTTTCAACCTCAAAGATAACAATAAAGAAAAGCCCCGCATCGCCGTCCTAGACTTTGACTATAGCAATGTTTCCGATAATTGGATTTGGTGGTGGAATACAAGTGCTAAAGGTGTCAGTGATATTTTAGTGAATAAACTATTTGAAAGTGGTAATTTTCGGGTTATTGAACGCAGTAAACTAGAGGCTATTCTTGCCGAACAAAATTTAGGTGCGTCTGGCAGAATTGATGCTAGTACCGCAGCTAAAATAGGAAAAATTTTAGGTGTTGATACAATTTTGATTGGTTCAATTACTGAATTTAATATAGAACGTGGTGGCGGAGGTGTAAGTATATTTGGAGTGGCTGTAGGTGGTGGAAAAACTAGCGCTAATGTCAAACTAAATGTTCGTTTAGTAAATACCTCTAGTGCCGAAATTATGGCAGTAGCAGAAGGAAATGGTAAGTCTAGTGATGGTGAAGGTGCTGTTAGTATACGTGGAGTTAGTGTAGATACAAGTTCACGAAAAGAAGCCAAATTATTAACTAATGCGACAGTTGCTGCTATCGACCAGGTAGTACAAAAAATTAGCAGTAACTCCCTAAACATAGCTACCGGACTAGCAACAGTACCAACAATAAATGCAGTAGTCGCTGATGTTACTGGTGGTACAATTATTTTAAATAAAGGTACAACTGATGGCTATCGTCAAGGATTGAAACTATCAATTCAAAGAGTCACTAGAGCAATCAAAGACCCAACCACAGGTAAAGTCATTCGTCAAATTACCCAAGATGTTGGCACAATTGAAATTACAGAAGCCGATCCTCAATCCAGCGTAGCTAAGATTATTTCTGGTACAGGTATGAAAGTTGGTGACGTTGCTAAACCTGTAAAATAG
- a CDS encoding alpha/beta fold hydrolase yields MIPIRQTLVKSDIQLSYLEWNQGQEPLLLLHGLGDHALVWSSLGTYLAADYHIVAPDMRGHGESSKPEKDYSFESAIADLETLMDKLGWSSAHVVSHSWTGKLAVIWAKKNPQRVRSMVLVDPIFIWKMPQFFKATFPVLYRFLSFLKGMGPFASYAEAEQLAQQLNQYQGWNELQQQVFQAGIEQKPDGSWGSKFTIAARDGIFEDVMRVPGFISPIDTPALFIKSDKGLNRQEWQLKPYKTNLKNLRLCQVPGNHWPFLTEPDSFNRTVAAFLAECK; encoded by the coding sequence ATGATCCCGATACGGCAAACCTTAGTTAAATCTGATATTCAACTTTCGTATTTAGAGTGGAATCAAGGTCAAGAACCTTTGCTGTTATTACATGGACTAGGCGACCATGCGCTGGTTTGGTCTAGCTTGGGAACATATTTAGCAGCAGATTACCATATAGTTGCGCCAGATATGCGGGGTCATGGTGAAAGCAGCAAACCAGAGAAAGATTATAGCTTTGAAAGTGCGATCGCCGACCTCGAAACTCTCATGGATAAATTAGGATGGTCTTCTGCCCATGTTGTGAGTCATTCCTGGACTGGTAAATTAGCTGTTATCTGGGCTAAGAAAAATCCCCAACGGGTGCGAAGTATGGTGCTTGTTGACCCGATTTTCATCTGGAAAATGCCCCAATTCTTCAAGGCGACATTTCCTGTGTTGTACCGCTTTTTATCTTTTCTCAAAGGTATGGGGCCATTTGCTAGTTATGCAGAAGCTGAACAACTAGCCCAACAATTAAACCAATATCAAGGCTGGAATGAACTGCAACAGCAAGTATTTCAAGCAGGAATAGAACAAAAACCTGATGGTAGCTGGGGTAGTAAGTTCACCATAGCCGCCCGTGATGGAATTTTTGAAGATGTGATGCGCGTACCGGGCTTTATTAGCCCCATCGATACACCCGCCTTATTTATCAAGTCAGATAAAGGTCTCAACCGCCAAGAATGGCAATTAAAACCCTACAAAACCAATCTGAAAAACTTACGCTTGTGTCAAGTTCCAGGAAATCATTGGCCTTTTCTGACTGAACCTGACTCATTTAACCGGACTGTGGCGGCTTTTTTAGCAGAGTGTAAATGA
- a CDS encoding RNA-binding protein: MSVYVGNLSYEVTEDSLSAVFAEYGSVKRIQLPTDRETGRMRGFGFVEMGTDAEETSAIEALDGAEWMGRDLKVNKAKPKEDRGSFGGNRGSYGARNRY, translated from the coding sequence ATGTCAGTTTATGTAGGCAATCTTTCTTATGAAGTTACAGAAGATAGTCTGAGTGCAGTTTTTGCAGAATATGGTTCAGTAAAACGCATTCAGTTACCTACTGACCGTGAAACAGGTCGGATGCGTGGTTTTGGATTTGTGGAAATGGGTACAGATGCTGAAGAAACATCTGCCATTGAAGCTCTTGATGGTGCTGAATGGATGGGACGTGATCTCAAAGTGAATAAGGCTAAACCAAAAGAAGATAGAGGTTCATTTGGTGGTAATCGTGGAAGCTACGGCGCACGGAACCGCTACTAA
- a CDS encoding serine/threonine-protein kinase, which produces MSLCINPVCPKPNNQDNDKHRFCQSCGSPLELPGRYRVIRLLSDKTGFSKVYEAYTKDMPKILKVLGEDLSTDAAAIKIFQQEATVLGELHHPGIPKVDGYFQYQTRNGLILHCAAKEKIDGLDLEQWMNKQQYRPISQTQAIAWLQQLVEILNLVHNKQYLHQNIRPANIKLRSNGQLVLVDFGTSIEVAKQYLNQFSHSGEITSIISSGYSALEQMKGQSVPQSDFFALGRTFVFLLTGRHPLDMYDARKNWLQWRNFASHVSPALLDLVDLLMATDVDKRPKNAQEILRQLGEIEQQKVSSNIINNLQKRQFLPTIAKTEMQEQLPLLALLAALMVSLSLIGFMALGMRSPKVSALITQSQAPDRKGKIDFFAYQEGRDSQGKTAEFSIAILSTEYKWLLNSHFQIKHNDQIVSVDFLKLNLEQDGIQKIMEYPTEIISVGTATCEGNLAVAQRHSLERAKQVQMLAQKLFKNTSSVKGYRLLNLGQFQDVKCPYKQDITAYQRSIMIIGVRKKSKGVVLDEALRDRLIKQPFADFKLDDYSLGSMDKFATIPQPIVIPGKR; this is translated from the coding sequence ATGAGCCTTTGTATAAATCCAGTTTGTCCCAAACCGAACAATCAAGATAACGATAAACACCGCTTCTGTCAAAGTTGTGGTTCTCCGTTGGAATTACCGGGGCGTTACCGCGTCATTCGCTTGTTGAGTGACAAAACTGGCTTTAGCAAAGTATATGAAGCATACACAAAAGATATGCCTAAAATCCTCAAGGTGCTGGGAGAGGATTTGTCTACTGATGCAGCTGCGATCAAAATTTTTCAACAAGAAGCTACTGTTTTAGGAGAATTACATCATCCAGGTATCCCCAAGGTTGATGGTTATTTTCAATATCAAACGCGCAATGGTTTGATATTACACTGTGCCGCCAAAGAAAAAATCGATGGCTTAGATTTAGAACAATGGATGAATAAACAGCAATATCGTCCAATTTCTCAAACACAAGCTATTGCCTGGTTACAACAATTAGTAGAAATTTTAAACTTGGTACATAACAAGCAATATCTGCATCAAAATATTCGACCAGCAAATATTAAACTTCGTAGTAATGGGCAATTGGTATTAGTTGATTTTGGCACATCTATAGAAGTAGCCAAGCAGTACCTTAATCAATTTAGTCATAGTGGTGAAATAACATCAATTATTTCATCCGGCTACAGTGCATTGGAACAAATGAAAGGTCAATCTGTACCGCAATCAGATTTTTTTGCCTTGGGACGCACTTTTGTATTTTTATTGACCGGACGGCATCCTTTAGATATGTATGATGCCCGAAAAAATTGGCTACAATGGCGTAATTTTGCGTCTCATGTCTCACCTGCACTCTTAGATTTAGTTGATTTGTTGATGGCAACGGATGTAGATAAAAGACCAAAAAATGCTCAGGAAATATTGCGGCAGTTAGGAGAAATTGAACAACAGAAAGTTAGTTCAAACATCATCAATAATCTTCAAAAAAGACAATTTCTGCCAACTATTGCTAAAACAGAAATGCAAGAACAATTGCCTTTACTAGCATTATTAGCCGCATTAATGGTGTCATTGAGCTTAATTGGTTTCATGGCTTTGGGAATGCGATCGCCTAAAGTTTCTGCCTTGATTACTCAAAGCCAAGCTCCTGATAGAAAAGGGAAAATAGACTTCTTTGCATATCAAGAAGGCAGAGATAGTCAAGGTAAAACAGCCGAATTTAGTATTGCAATTTTATCAACAGAATATAAATGGCTATTAAATAGCCATTTTCAAATTAAACATAATGATCAAATTGTCAGTGTTGATTTTTTAAAATTAAACCTAGAACAAGATGGCATCCAAAAAATTATGGAATATCCTACAGAAATTATTTCTGTGGGTACAGCAACTTGTGAAGGCAATTTGGCAGTTGCACAACGTCACTCTCTAGAACGTGCCAAGCAAGTACAAATGTTGGCTCAGAAATTATTTAAAAATACATCTAGTGTTAAAGGTTATCGCTTATTGAATCTTGGACAATTTCAGGATGTTAAATGTCCATATAAGCAAGATATAACCGCATATCAAAGAAGTATCATGATTATTGGCGTGAGGAAAAAATCCAAGGGTGTAGTTTTAGATGAAGCGTTGCGAGATAGGCTCATAAAGCAGCCATTTGCAGATTTTAAATTAGATGATTATTCCTTGGGTTCAATGGATAAATTCGCAACAATTCCTCAACCGATTGTAATACCTGGAAAAAGGTAA
- a CDS encoding DUF4336 domain-containing protein, producing MYPSRNSQDWSWPFWPVVPLYPYNKRRTLCQEIVKDTIWTFEQFHGILYTIVPIRMTVIKLTGGGLLVYAPVAPTIECVRMVQELVGKHGAVKYIILPTSSGLEHKVFVGPFARCFPQAQVFVAPHQWSFPFNLPLSWLGFPQQRTSVLPEDASLAPFADDFEYEVLDINLGRGSFVEVAFLHKRSHTLLLADTIISVPENPPAIFQLDPYPLLFHARENALQPIEDNAANRRQGWQRISLFAIYFRPSALEVTKLGESFRDAVKAPDHSRKAYFGLYPFRWQTNWQQSFHALSANGRPFVAPILQTLILPQAPQQVLDWANKVATWDFQQIISCHFDAPITVSPRQFRQAFSFLEKQPLVSAESQPLLEEDCKFIKELEANLLKQGIATPPKEKV from the coding sequence ATGTATCCCAGCAGGAATTCCCAAGATTGGTCATGGCCGTTCTGGCCTGTTGTTCCCCTTTATCCCTACAACAAACGGCGAACACTTTGCCAAGAAATTGTTAAAGATACAATCTGGACATTTGAGCAGTTTCACGGCATTCTCTATACTATTGTGCCGATACGGATGACTGTAATTAAGCTGACAGGTGGTGGTTTGCTGGTTTATGCGCCTGTTGCACCAACTATTGAATGTGTGCGTATGGTGCAGGAGTTGGTAGGCAAACATGGTGCGGTGAAGTACATTATTCTGCCAACGAGTTCTGGTTTAGAACATAAGGTTTTCGTCGGCCCTTTTGCGAGATGTTTTCCCCAAGCACAGGTTTTTGTTGCACCCCATCAATGGAGTTTTCCGTTCAATTTGCCTTTGAGTTGGCTAGGTTTTCCGCAACAACGGACTTCTGTATTACCTGAAGATGCTAGTCTTGCGCCGTTTGCGGATGATTTTGAGTATGAGGTGTTAGATATCAATTTGGGGCGGGGTTCTTTTGTGGAAGTGGCATTTTTGCATAAGCGATCGCACACACTCCTCCTCGCCGATACAATCATATCTGTACCTGAAAACCCGCCAGCTATCTTTCAATTAGACCCATACCCTTTGTTATTTCACGCCAGGGAAAACGCCCTCCAACCCATTGAAGATAACGCCGCAAACCGCCGTCAAGGATGGCAGCGTATTTCCTTGTTTGCGATTTATTTCCGTCCTAGTGCGTTGGAAGTAACTAAACTAGGTGAAAGTTTCCGTGATGCAGTTAAAGCCCCAGACCATTCTCGTAAAGCCTACTTTGGTTTATATCCATTTCGTTGGCAAACAAATTGGCAGCAGTCATTTCACGCCCTGAGTGCTAATGGTCGTCCATTTGTCGCCCCCATTTTGCAAACCCTCATTCTGCCCCAAGCACCACAACAAGTTCTCGACTGGGCAAACAAAGTTGCAACTTGGGATTTTCAACAGATTATTTCTTGTCATTTTGATGCGCCTATAACTGTAAGTCCCCGTCAATTTCGCCAAGCATTCAGTTTCTTAGAAAAGCAGCCATTAGTAAGTGCAGAAAGTCAGCCTTTGTTAGAGGAAGACTGTAAATTTATCAAAGAACTAGAAGCAAACCTACTCAAACAGGGTATTGCTACTCCTCCCAAGGAGAAGGTGTAA
- the infC gene encoding translation initiation factor IF-3 has protein sequence MIVVQKQLINSQIKSPQVFLIDHENNNRGLIDTYEALNIAQSVELDLVVVSQNEDIPVAKILNYGKLQYQKKKRQGSSARPTVKEVRFRPNVGAGDYNLRINQALQWLSKGDSVKFAIRLRGRENQYRQQAGDMLDRIVTDLGEVGKVQSLDKRSLIVQIMPA, from the coding sequence ATTATCGTAGTCCAAAAGCAGCTAATTAACTCGCAAATCAAGTCACCTCAAGTCTTCTTGATTGACCATGAAAATAATAATCGTGGTTTGATAGACACCTACGAAGCTCTAAACATAGCTCAGAGCGTTGAGCTTGACTTGGTTGTAGTCTCCCAAAACGAAGACATTCCAGTAGCAAAGATTCTCAATTATGGCAAGCTTCAGTATCAAAAGAAGAAACGCCAGGGTTCAAGTGCTAGACCTACTGTAAAAGAAGTTCGGTTCCGTCCTAATGTCGGTGCGGGTGACTATAATTTGCGTATTAATCAAGCACTTCAGTGGTTGAGTAAAGGCGATTCAGTCAAATTCGCTATTCGTTTACGGGGTCGAGAAAATCAATATCGCCAGCAGGCTGGAGATATGCTAGATCGCATTGTCACTGATCTGGGTGAAGTTGGCAAAGTCCAGTCGCTGGATAAACGCTCATTGATTGTGCAAATCATGCCTGCATAA